CctcgaaatataattagagCCAGTACAAATAGTTGTTCCTAAAATAATGTATATTAAGGGCAGCCATTTAATTATGCCtctaaatataattagaggcaatatcttatttttaaaataatattatttaaacgCAATTTGATATTGTCATAAAATGTGTTTAGAGGCACCGAAAATAAAGCTAACGTATATATTTCAAACATTGTAAGCACGGTCAACTATAAGAAATAACCATGATAAAAATAGCAAAAGTAAACCACCAAATTTCATAGGAATCGAAGATTTATCAACTATTATTCAATCTCTAACCAAAAAAATACCATAGGCTTGCAACAACACGCAAGCACAAAACTAATAAAAACCACAAAAAAAACATGTCTTAGAGATTTCTCTAGATTTATCAGCAGGTCAACCGTGTCTGCAGACCAACAATATCAGTAATATGACAGCAGCAAGACAACAGCAGGTCAGCGGGAGAACAGTAGCAAGACAGCAACAGGACAACAGTAGCAAGACAGCAACAGGACAACAGCAGCGTAGCAGCAGCGTGACAGCAGGAGCGTAGCAGCATGACAGCAGGAGTGTAGCAGCATGACAGCAGGAGCGTAGCAGCATGACAAGCAGCAGTAACAGTAAGACAACATCAACATAACCAACAaatcagcagcaacaacaaacaTTATCAGTGTGTAACACAATGCAACAACTCTTATCCCGAAGGTCATATAGAGAGTACTATTTAGACATGCGATTTCAAAAAATAAGATGAGATAAGCTATTATCATGTTAGTTAAAAACAAGGTAAAACAACCATGGTAAGTCTTAAAGTGGCAAGTGACGTATTAGCATCGAGGCAGAAGTCTTTGAACAATGTCCTGCAATAAGTGGAAAGAACAAGCATGACCTGAAATTAAGATTTTGTAAGTGCCACCAAAATGAGTAGATCAATATGCTACACTTGCAAGCTTGTGTTTCCACTAAATTGCTAAGGTTCAGCAACTTGAACCTAACCTACTCTGGAGAATTGAGCATCAAACACCCTTGTGCTAGAGTTAAAACTAACAGCTTGAGGCTATATCAGGCTATATGAAACTATGCACTACTCTTCTCTCTTATATTATAGACTTCCAAACTACCTAATTAGTTGTTTTCGTTATAGATTTATACTATAATGGGTAATTGATTAGAGAATAGTTATATCTATGTAGTTATATGTAATACATATAATAAATAGATTATGTTGAGTGCTTAATTctgatcaaataaaataagTGTAACTCAATGAAATAAGACAGCAATATATTGCACAAGACACATGAGAATCTTAAATTTAATAAAGTATCACTGCATAAGACACATGACATATATTAAATTCAAACTAGAAAGATCGTATTCAAACTAAATTGAATTGTATTAAGATATCTCAGCACAATTAAGCTGAACCTAGAAATCTGATATGAATCTAAATATGAAAAACCCCAAATACCTATTTCTTAGCAAATTTTTATCACGCAATCTGTGCCAACCCATTAATCCCAACTGTTGGAAACAAGTGCGTGAAATGTAACAAATCTCTATCTAACTCCCTCGCACGAACCAGACATATATTAGATATCAGATAATAGACCACTTAAAGCAGTTCAACTATCATTGGATTAAACTTGAAATCAATAAAATTGTATTACAGCACAAATACAGAAACATATTTCCTCCACCATGAATCAGAAATTACTGATAGATCCATAATTAGAACCACAAGCCTTGGAGAGTGAAAAAAGATTTTGAAGATCATGCAGTTTAAAAGAATTCCAGACTTTTCTACCATGAAAGATTTTGAAGATCATGCAGTTTAAAAGAATTCCAGACTTTTCTACCATGAAGATTGAAGAGTCTTATTCATACATCATGTTGGAAACTTACAATTGTTCCAATCTTGTATGGTTTCCAATCTCTAAAGGCAGGGATCAAGAGAAATTGTTTGGACCAAGACCCCTAAATACATATAGAGTAAGACATTTATCAGTATTTGTTGCATTAAGATTTCCCAGAAAAAATTAAACAGATCCTATAAATCTGGTATGAATCCAGACATGAAAATACCGAATATCATTTCTCCTTCTCTCGAGAAGGGGACTCGAAAATTGATGAGCTCAAGTAAAAGATGAAGCAAATTATTGGATAAAGATATGCAACTTGAGAAACCAAGTGTTGTTGTCTCACCCTAAGCCACGACCGCATACCACTTAGTTGAGCAAGACCCTCATCTGCAGCAAGGCAGCAAGCAATATACCCAATTCCTACAGTATAACTGGTGAATATTTGCACTTGGCAGTTGTCATAtagacaaataaataaatagttgaGTTTAGTCCTTTCGCTCCTGAATTGTGTATTAATATAAGATTTCAATAGTTTGCATAAACCTAATTGAGCAAATTAAAGCAAATGCAGGCTTTCTCAATTATTTTCAACACATTCAAAGCAGGAACAACATCAATCAAGCATAAACAACAAAGTTCCACAAGAAATTCATCAGTAGACTTAGTAGGGACAAAAAAAATACTGTATTACAAGAAGAAACCAAATGAACCAAAGCCTTAGCACAAATTGCAGAGAACAATGGGAAACTTGGAAATACTCACATAATTAGATAACCTTTGACGAATTAGGGTTTCATAACATAGAAAccagaaaatcaaattaatcaacaaaaccctaattttttttaataaatcgtAATTTTTGAAGCTCAAAACAAGGGGATTTGAGAAAAGAATAAAATTGAGGAGAAAATTACCCACTATTGCTGAGAATGGTGACTCGGAGAAAGGGACGGCAACGAGTTGACATTAATGATAGGAATTTATCAGATAATTTCAAGAATTTTACGGAAATATTTGGTCTTTTAGAGTTTTCTGGATGAGAGAAGAGAGCAGCGGAACCAGTAGCGAGAGAGAGGAGGGACGTCGGCGAAAAACTCAGGCGACGGAAGTAGAGGGCAGCAGTGGTGGAGTTTGGCGTGGGTTGTGGTGGGCGAAACAGCGTGGATGGTATAGCGTCGGAGAAACCCGGGTTTAAAATGTTGCAAGAGATGAAATGATTTTTTTGCAAACCCAATGAGAAAAGAAACCGACCTCTTAACTTTGAGTAAGCTTGAAGATGAATATGGCCAGATGGTGGTTAATAATAAAGGATTGATTAGagtttgtgttaggttatgattcatatgacagttcataaatcatgcggaaaaaccataaagccaggaaacatattatttacacataatcatttagcatagtttagatgcatactctttgttgcgtgccttccctagctgcgcccgaaccgaacaagaacaagtctttaggactccaaatgtcgtccctccgtagatagtccacagcacgtccggatccgccttaagattgaccaactagaatcgcccttaaggttctaatatttgcggttaggtaggcaagaatattggctgatttttctgcttaaaaatcttagttttgaatacttaaaacttgtgtataaataatgacccctaggcctttatttatagagttatggaaaaggaatcgtaatcctagtaggatacaaattaattgaaattagaatcctacatgaattctatttaattaatttatccaattaggaatagaaatttaatcatacactaactcttgtagatttaggaatcacgcatgagcacaaactcacacacacacacggcagccacaagggctgcccatgcgcgtgcgaacagcagcccacgcagcgcggcccacgcatccgtggccttggcgcgcgctgggcctgccttgcggtaggcctgggcgctgccttggctgggcttgtggcgcgcgtgcttgctgggcgatggcccggcttcgtgctgggccttcgtccggcaggcctcgtccgatgctaattcgtacgatacgcttccgattaaatttccagttccggaatttatttccgatacgaacaatatttaatatttccgattccggaattaatttccgtttcgaacaaatatttaatatttccgtttccggaatttattttccgattccggtaatatttccgattctgacaatatttccgtttccggcaatatttccgattctggtaatatttccatttccaataatattttccgatacgtaccatgtttccgtttccggcaacatctacgacttggataatattcatatttccgatacgatccatatttccgtttccggcaatatcatcgtttccggagtattcatttcttgcctgtgacgatcttagctcccactgaaaccaagatccgtcggttccgaatattcatagatggagtatttaatgccattaaatacttgatccgtttacgtactatttgtgtgaccctacgggttcagtcaagagtaagctgtggattaatatcattaattccacttgaactgaagcggcctctagctaggcattcagctcacttgatctcactgaattattaacttgttaattaatactgaaccgcatttattagacttaacatagaatgcatacttggaccaagggcattatttccttcagtctcccacttgtccttagggacaagtgtgcatttcctaattcctttgtcgctcgatgcttgctcttgaacataaggtaagagttgtcatccttattatgtccagaggtgttcctcggtttcagagttcaactgatcaaataaacagataatcatagcctatgattcatccgagcacggccatgcatttcacagtttctagctctccgagtggccttgtacaacttttaagcatctcatcccgatttatgggaggacaatcccaatcttgcgatcttgagattagacttcgtttgataggtgattacctgagcgttgcctttatagcctccttttacggtgcgacggttggtcaacgtcaaagcaaccagttctcaaacaagtaatctcaaatcactcaggtattgaggatttagtgtctaataatttaatgaaatttacttatgacagactttcatctcttacagtaaagtttcataggtcttgtccgatactagtcttcccaaagtaagtatctatgcaaatgattatgacattgccatgtccacatagttcaagaaacagaactactagtcatcttgcattttaatcgtctaacgttttctatgcgtccaattttatagaaaactccgattagggaccattttcaacctttgacattcaagttcacttgatagacatttcttagtcacaggactggtcctgacagtctatcttgaatatatcgtcaagttgaagggactcatcatttaatactaaaccaagattaaatggaatatgaaaatacatttcatatacgataaatgttcaaccccaatgttttacaagcatgggcctcaaacccatcttctaaaacagttcatggaattcaaagctatgcttgatttccagtgctacaatgtgagtgttgcttctcacttgttgcataggtttagttatcatgctttgccaatctttaatatccttttcatcgaatgttcttcgagatatgatgataagatcttttcgagtttgtttattatgtgatctagtctttcttacttcgatggtggttttactcattttgcaatgaagaaccatcaagttagcagacgtttttcttgcttcaagagtggttctacgcatttttcaatgaagaatcatcaagccagcagataggtgatctacccaagttcagtgaagaactttaaacaaccctgttttattgcttcttaggcaataattacttttacttcaactttataggttgctagtgatgctttgtttggaattacttatccaagcagttcacagatatgtggaatactctcaactatatcttagaacatagaaatcattattttaatttcccacgcaacaactcatggtctccaacccatgttgccatttcaaaacacgatgctctatagctcgtccttgccaatggttaactccaaaggggtcttgcttgatcctttgccagtgtttctgcgtgtagcatcaatatttagcatatctttatttccttgaatcaagaactattcctatgtaccttttcaagtaccataagtattcttgatctcaatctagttgatcttcacttagatcaatagagattggtatatgttcgtcatggctaaagtcatacgatacgtttttggcgatcctcatattatatcatacatgataaattcttttgcagaataattcccaattgaattctattcatgtaactttagcttattcaatttcagcagatactgaatccagctaaattctttgacatataatataggttaagaatctcatttagactctttgatgtttaacttagtaaatgcttatacatagttcaaacattctttacttagatttattcatatgggtcgaatatctccaatggagactttcgtgtttgatttagtaaatgccattacttaatccaaaacaatatcataagatttttgtaaatagatcttaatacccagtatgtactaagtttcgccatggtccatcattgatgaattatttcaaatctaagtcattagcatttgaatgttatttcacaatagagagatatgtgtgtgatacacatatgaccaattaagttttatgtactcccactaaacctcttacacatctataagaatcatgtatattttatgaaactaaaatgcttattagcttcacttaaaatacagttccaattcccaattgcttgcttaaatctgtacttagattttataagctagctttccttttcaagcatctatttggatccacaaatcctatgacatgccatgtacatagtttattccaacatttgattgaggaatacttttgtcatccaattgccatatttaccaatatgcaatcattgcttgaattatagacttgaagcattacgattttgcatgaggtttcaacacaatccacattgtgaatttgcttgtaacttttagcaactaatctagctttgtgtgtgaacacaattccatgtttgatggtttttatccttaaaacaaacttgcaaccaataggtgtgaaactattcttgcaaatcaacaaaatttcaattttgtcatcaaaacattgagtatgttttatggcctttaaccaattaaacatatagtctatatatggcctctaaccattttagggaatctgggtttcgtcatagctttcttacaagtcacaaactcattaatctacatgataatagtttgactgtaagttgtaggtttcttcactatctaatagaagaattgcatagtttcagtgagttgaactctatgcctacttgggtatagaacatcaaacaatagaatatcaatagtcacttgaaagtcctttgaatattctgttctccttgaagcacttgtaaagtcttctaagagatgtttattctttaaagccacttgtaaagtccttacagaataagttcggattttctgaagcacttcgaaaagcctccggaatgtccgtttatgtttgttgttcgcctcgaagattttcgaggtctattttctcccacttgtcattttggaaacgaatctccaaaaggacattatttcgagcaaacaaacattatgttctcaaaaattcgtggtagaaacaatacccttgtgtctcatttgaataaatcataatgaaacatatatctagacttgggccttagtttgttgaataacaaacactaagctcccactgagtttagcaactctttagatatatataattgaaaagatatcctgaaattacttttcaatagctttgacgaatttggtttagtttggtggtagttgagcattttgttttagaaattataggaaaagtctttatgattcatcattgatcgaatcaagtactaattgacttcgatcattccaacgtagatatgccatatcttatggagctagattacaacacacaatcattgatgatcatatttggtctcaagtaatcatcaacatgatctaacctagatctttatgatttcttgccgagtggattttatacttctgaatctttgaactagccaaaaagattcaacttatatcacatttgagtaaataaacctatattcactcaaatccatgtgaaataataaagtcataaaacctttctttagctttgaactctatcgtctaggcgttctaacaatagttcatattctttgttactttcaacaagtaagactagcttgtcttaagttgatctagaaatcaaccaactttcaaaagtccatcaaaatagagcttatgaatgttaacttgttgatatggtctaagcaacaatgccaaagatttaatggaactcaaatcaagggtttgatttgaacctagtaaagttctttaaagagttgtttgttttaatcaagcatattgactcaaccagtaattgaccatttcattcaaataaacaaacaaacaagcattgtttttgttcttctgaatgtgagtctttctgtgtttgaagcagaaatttaggtatgctgattatggaacaaaatagccattaagttccagcctttgaaaggacttaaaacaaactagatgaccctacaactaatgtagcattgccatgcttcatttcccacttgtaggtcat
This sequence is a window from Spinacia oleracea cultivar Varoflay chromosome 1, BTI_SOV_V1, whole genome shotgun sequence. Protein-coding genes within it:
- the LOC130465980 gene encoding uncharacterized protein isoform X1 encodes the protein MSTRCRPFLRVTILSNSGSERTKLNYLFICLYDNCQVQIFTSYTVGIGYIACCLAADEGLAQLSGMRSWLRGSWSKQFLLIPAFRDWKPYKIGTITRLTC
- the LOC130465980 gene encoding uncharacterized protein isoform X2; amino-acid sequence: MSTRCRPFLRVTILSNSGYTVGIGYIACCLAADEGLAQLSGMRSWLRGSWSKQFLLIPAFRDWKPYKIGTITRLTC